In Cyprinus carpio isolate SPL01 chromosome A5, ASM1834038v1, whole genome shotgun sequence, the sequence ATGCATAATGCTAACTTCCCACATCACATCTGAGTCATTATTTCCTTTCATTGTTAAAAGAACCACATATTTCACTGCACATCACTGAGAAGCAATGTAAAAAAGGATTTCATTTAATATCAATGTCAGTATGTTCCCTAATGGCTCTCTACCTTCAATTACCACAAATTAATACATGCTGTGCTcatgttcattttatatatacacacacacacacacacacacacacacacacacacacacacacacacacacacacacatatatatatatatatatatatatatatatatatatatatatatatatatatatatatatatatatatatatatatagactgccTTGTAATTTgataatcttacaaaaaaaaaaaaaaaaaaccaaaaggatTATATTGGGTTACACAGATCAGAAGCCTTTATCTGTTGTATACTGAGGTATGATATAGTATAGTTGTTAGTAgtattttaagcattatttttgAGGGGCCATGAGATTTATTAAAAGGGTGACAGCATGTGAGTGGCTAAACAGATGGCAAATGACAATAAGATGAAAAACTGCAACAAATGCAGCTATAGAATTCAGAGCTAAAATGATCATTATTAATTCTGAAAGATAACTGAATGCCTATGGGGAGATAAGGCATGAAGTTATTATATGCCCCCACCCCCctcaccccccacacacactcctGGAAGGGTTTGAATGACACAGAGGAGATGGAAAGTGGACAGGTTTGCTCGTAGTTTTCTACTTACTAACTCATGGTCTGGGAGATTGTTTCTTAAAGACCTGTAGATGTTTGCTCAAGCTAACTGTGAAATAGTGGGTAAAACCACAGATGCAATGGAGAAAAGGTGTAATTTCTCACAGCATACATCTATAATAAGGCTGTTTCTTCCATTCTAACATTATATGGTGACAATGACAATAAGAATTTGCTAAAAaggtgtaaatgtaaatattaattttatgaatttgCTAAAAATACAATACACCTTTTGGCAAATGCCCATGTATAACTAGTGTCACAGACTGAGGCCTCTCTGCTGGAAGTACGACACAGCATTTCTATTTTTCCAAAGCATTGTGCAGTCACAGTAGGGTGACAGTGGGGTCTACAGCACCTGTCTGTACCGCATTAAACATCTGGTTTGCACATTtaacactcataaaaataaatctaGCTAAATTTAGAccactttttaaaatttagtgAAAAACAAGATCAAAACATTCACTACATTCCCACAATGAGACAGACAAATCAGTGCATACCTTTACCCTGTAGCTCATAGACATCTCTGTGGGCTTTGACAAAGGCACACTATTTGTTCATTTTGTGGTTATGACAAGTTGCCACATAAACGTGGGCTgttcaaacagcttgtaaaaTTCAAGGTTtcctataatttattattattataattttataaggTCTTATggaccccaaaacttttgaatggtatatagattttttcccctttatatattcttttttagtAAGTTCATAATGAAGTCTTTCCTCTGGGCTCATAAGCTTGCGACATTAAATCTTTCTTATAATAGATATGGATTTTTGCTTGGCCGTTTCATTTAGTTTCACATCAAGTTGACTACTGCAGGATGTAACTGCAGAGAAACTGAAAGAagacaataaaaaacactttacaatcaATGCTGTTTAACATGAACATGGTcgtgattaaaaaatgtatgtgatgtCATGCGTTTTGTGAAACCAACATTACAAGCTAGTGGCTCCATCTTAAAAATTACTGAGCCAAAAAAGAAAGTCTATCTAAAGAAAGTCTATCTAAATAATGATCTCAGACTGCATGTATGAACTCTAGCTCTGAGATGGTGAAGTCTCACATTTATCTGCAAATGTTAATGTAAGTGTCATAAATATTCAAGCAGTTAATCAAACACCCGAAGGTATGATTTTTACACATCCTGCACCCTCAGAGGGCCTCATTTGCATTCAGGAGCCTCATGATTTCAGATAAAAACGAAGCATTCCTCCATGTTTTGGTTTGAAATAAAATGCTCTTGGTTTTTAATACGATTAATACGATCAAGGACATTATAAATGGTTGGAAATGTGTCAAAATAACATCCATGCTCTAATCAATGCCATTCACTGAATGATTGCATGTGTACTGAAACTCCCCTGTCAACCTTCCATGAACAATGCAGTACATCAGTAGTTTCAGTCTTTGTCATTGTATGTGGCTAATTTACCAGccacagaaaaaacacaaagcaCGTCAGCAACAGCTCAGCCCATGTGACTCAGCAGGCAGTCGAAACCAGGCTGGCCAGTGAACTCATAAGAGGCACTTCAATGCAAACAAATCAGTCAAGCAAAGCAAACAATTCTGAAAGCAGGCTACCCTGTTCTCTTTCATACCCACTGATCTCAGGCTAAACACAGTTTCATGCATATTTCTATAATGATTAtacaaataaacaagcaaatacgTACCTTTCTGTACATGGATGATATCAGGGTAGTTGGTAAGGTGTCCTTGGTACAGGGCTAACAAATCCATCAATAGGTCCACATCTTGTTTAGGCTGCTCCACAAAATAGTCTCCAATAGCTTCATAGGCTTCGGCCGTGTATGAAATCGCTTGATTCAAACCGACCGAGTACGACTGCTGGTCTATCTCGAACGCTTGACTTAGATACTTAAAAGACTGTCCCACTTTCTGATACTCTTTCTTAAACCCGGCTATCTGCTTCCTCGCGAACTCGTTGAGTGTGGCATTGACTTGGATTACGCTGTCGTCCATTTTCTTGGTGAAGGCCTTGAATCCGTCAATCCTGCTTTCAACGTCTTGCAGGTCAAGAGGGGCTGCTGGAGTACTGATGGTGAGGAAGAAGTTGGCACCGACCATCTCGTCCTTCTCGGCTTTCCTCTTCCCTTGCTTCCAAGACTTTTCATCTGTGCTGGAGCAGGTGAGGAAGTGCTGGAAAACATCACACCGGGCTAGTACAGGGTGGCTGGTCATATGATTCATCCACCATATCAGCCCTCTTCTCCTTTTTGAAATGAAGTCTTCTTCGAAGCGACCAGTGGCTTGTTTTTCAGGGATGTGTGGCACTGAAATGACAGGAAATTTCTCCACCAATCTGGCGTAGAGCCAATCGAAATGCTTATACCGTCTGTTGACCTGGTTCTGCGTGTGGGTCGGCGTTAGCTTGTAGGAAATGTAACTTTTCATGCCTTTGAATTTCGTCAGCTTGGTGGGGTCATCAATAGTGCAAGAGAACAGGTACGGGTTCTCCTGCCACTCCGGACCGTACTGACCCATCACCACGCAGATTTTATCCCCATCCTTCACAAAGCCGGACGCTTCCCCCAGCACGAACGCCTCACCTCCTGACTTCACAAAAGTGGAGAACCTGTTCAGATTTCTGCTGACTGTGGCTGAACTTTTGGCTTGCTGTGCACCTCTAGGCATGGAGGAGGTGGAGATGCTGTAGATAGAGGGTCCGTTTCCTTCATAATTCCGATACCCTCCACCAACGACCCCTGGTTCATCAGCTACAGACGAGTGATCGTCCCAGTCATCATCCCAGTCATCATCACTGGCTGGAGTCCCTGGATGTGGTTGTTGCTGCTGAGGTAGTGCAGGGTAGGCTGTGGAGCCAGATGCTGGTGCAGTGTTGTAACTCTCTTGAGTCTGATTTTTTAAGTCAAAACCACCAGTGGGAATGTTGGCATATCGAGAGTTGTGGTTAACAGACGAGACGGTATCATTTCCCAAAAACTCGACGTAGGACGCAGGCAAGAGCCCTCTCTCCCCTTTGCTGTTCGTCCCCTCCAGCCAGCCCTCAATGTTCTGCTCGCTGTACAGAGTTACAATCTCGTGCTCTTTCAACGATATCTCTCCTGGGTTTTCTGAATTAAAGTCATACAGAGCTCGCGCTCGCAAAGCCATTTCTCTAAGCTGCTATgaatttaaaagcattaaagttTAGCGTATCAGCTAGCTAACTCCAAGCcaaactcactcactcgctcgctGACCTGTAATACTGTCAACAACTTGCGCTTCTGCTGAGGGAACCTTGAACCTGCTATCTCCAGCGTCCTCTTCACAATGGTCATACGATAACCTGACAATCAATCAGCTGTCGTGCTTAAAAACCTCAGAATTGTGGTCATTTCTTCATCTGTGGAGTTTACCTTCCAGAGCACCGTTGTGCGTCCGTCCCACGCCGACAACAGCGTACACTCGCTCTCCTCCCCGAACAACAGCGGCAGCGCCGAGCTCAAGCAGCCGGTAGTCGAGGGCGGAGCTAGTTACCAAGCAGCAGGAATCAAATCTAACACCGGGAGGAGTGACTGATTTTCgagaatcggttcttttgaacagttcttTACAATGAACTGTTTTAGTGATTCATTTGCTACAAAACACGACATTACGGcacaatattaaattatacaCATTAAATGTACTAAGCCACGTGTAGTCATATTGCTGTTCATTACACTTTCCCTCTATGCGTCCCAGTTCTCCTGCAATGATTCAGCTCAAAAAACATTATGTCACTTAAACATTTGTGATTtgcattactttaaataatacaaaacttcATTTCTTGGATTAAATCGTTTTGCAAGTTATTAAAACCAGCTCTGTTTTGTATGTGAATTGACAAAATTGTCATACAATGAAGTTGTAAATGATGTTTCAAGTACATGTTTTAAATTCATAACATGTTTCTCAGATATTAATTTAACATCTTAATCCATTAGTCAAAACCTCCATTCACTCCAAATCAGACATTCCgacaaacaaagtaaaaacatattttgtttcatttaattttttctgactgaaaatgtttattatttttattattattattattattattataaatattgttatttttatttttttatgtttttttattattattatcgataTTATTTTgttccaatttattttttaatgaaaccgaACACATTTCCCAGTAAACATTGCCATTTCCTGTTTAATTTACGCGCgcgcgcttctgtgaatggaatTCATCTTCTGAATGTGGCGACCGTTGAGATTCTGCACGAGGGCGATGTTGTGGTAAGTTTTGTGGTCCATCAAACATTAGTAATCCTTCCCTAGTCTTTAATTTTATCTAAAGTACAAACATTAATGTGGTAAGTTAAAATGAAATGGCCAGGTAACGTAACACCTGCAGCTGTATTTGAAAAAGCGCGACTCAGTCATTTCATAtcattgaacatttattttcattagcaCAGCGctctgtatattttaaacaaaacattttaacagttttattaaaactaacagaaatggaaatgcattttgtttctaatCTCTGCTTCAGATACTCGATATAGCCTAACGAATTGGTCTTTGCCAAAATAGATTCATTGAAAGATCCGATTCAAAAGTAGAATTAGTTCACGATTCGCATATCGGCTTTATAGATAAATCTCTTTCATATGCGACTTTTACGATTTTTGTCATCtacattcatttatatctgtGCGATTAAAATGCAGTGTGACACAGACATGAAGCATCAAATCTTCtttaattaaagaataaatgtCCGCTGGTGAATGCTTTGTGTACTGaacaggtttaaaaaaatgcttaatacATTATCGCTGCGTTATGGTAATGGCATGCTGACAAACTTGCTTGCACAATGACATAATGAGATGTCGTCATGAAGCTTAATCACATTCTGCAAGGGAACTGATATATACgtgattttaaattcatttagggtatatatgtactgtaatggaatgtatatatatatatattatgacagTAATGGAATTAATAATGTTACTGAAGATTtccaataaatgcagttcttttgaacttcctattcatcaaagaatcagttttgacaaaaataataagcaacaCAGTGGTTTTcagcataataataacaacaacaataataataataaatgttctcagaatgatctctgaaggattgtgtgacgctgaagactggagtgatgacttctgaaaattcagctttgccatcacaagagtGCACTgcgttttttaatatataataaaatactagaCATGTACTTTTAAAGGATAAAATGATATTGGTATTATTTTTAAGGctaaaaggatatttaaaggTTAAAGATATTAACATATGATTTTGGCATGTTGACAGAGCATACCTTAAAGTTTTTGTTCTGTGAAGTATGATGGTTAGCAAACAGATGTGAATGATAAATCAATGCTGCCACCTTGTGGATGTTTATTATGAGTACATATATGTGCTGTGTAATATATTGGTTATATAATAGATATGTGTTATTAGATGGTCCGGAATTTAGTTTTGAGGTTGGGTGGATAATTGGGTTGGATGGGATGCAgtttgtttatgtctttgtttttgtatgCTTGTTTTGGAGTGTACAAAACTTTGGTGTTGGTAAGATGTTTCAGCctttactccagccttcagtgtcaaatgatccaaGTTTACACATTACGTTTGATCAtttagcttttatccaaagctttagaaatcattctaatatactgatttgataataagaaatattttgtgctatggttttgaaatttttttttgttttttattttttttgaggaaatgaTACGTTTTTCAGGGTTGTTTGAATGCAAAGTTcatatgaacagcatttatttgaaatatataaatttgtataatgtataacacgCTTTTAAGTGccctttttgaaaaaaagaactaatttctttaaaagaattcTTGCTGACGTGTTCTCAAATTGTTTGGAAGGTTGATCAATTAGATTCTGGTATAGGTAATTGAATTTTCATGTTAATGAAAAGACTAAAATCAATTTTGTGTTGAACATTTGAGACCTTAATAAACTGCATATTATTTCGACACACCAGCAGCATGCTGTGATAATGTTACCTTTCAACTTGTACTTTTCTAACTCTCTTTCTGAGTTTCTCACTGAGGAAGACACAATTATCACTATTATCATCATTGTGATCATTAGCACTTCCTTTGTTAGTAGAGGGAAGAGAGAACTGTTCACAGatctttacattattatatagCGCATCAGAATATATAATGTGATTATTTCAGTCAAACCTCGGTACATTTCAGACAGTGGCTTTTTGATTTTTTGCAGTTATTCTATATAATTCATTGTGTGTAGGTTTGTAAAAGTAACTAATCCAATTAGCAGTTTTATTTTGCAATACGAGTCACTGAGCTGATAATCTCTTGAGACTGCGCTCTACTAATCTCCTTTCgttgttgtctctctctctctccccctgaGTATTCACCCACCTCTAGCTCTTGTTTATTTATGAATGGGAATGAACTCCTCTTTTCACCATCCTTTCATTTGAAGAAGAACCATTGATTCTCTGTCTTCGTATAGTGTCTTTCTCTGTTCCCTCTTCAAAGCCATCCTCTTGTCCTCATCCAGTTACTCTAGCTCGGCTTGTTTGTTGTCTGGGGTAACGCTGTTGCTGGGGACGATGTCAGAACACATTCAGCTCTCAATAGCCCTGTGTAGGATTGGCTTTTACACGGTAAGCTGAGcaaacatttccatattttgTCGTATATTTTATGCATGCACTGGTTGGTGCCTTTTCTTTGATTTTAGTTATTTGGATGTTTGTCCAAACTTATTTTGGTGGAATTATGTTGTGTAATAATGCAACAGGCTACCTGAAGCTACAGGTGACCATACTCAACAAATTAAACAATGCAAACACAACAATAATTCTCGCATAGATTTGCATGTATGATAGCTGGAGTTATAATCTATGCCCAACAGTTTTCTTGAGCTGGTAGCGAAAATGATTAATCTGTGGTGAATATTAGTGTGTGTTTATCCCCAGGGAGCAGTGTGGCAGGTGTTTTCGGCAGTTAACCCTCAGGTTAACTTCTGTGCTTTATATAAGAAATCACAGTGGAACCTTATATggtagaaaaaaaactaaattctaatCCTATTGTTACATGTTCTTTGTTATGGCTTGAAGTCTTTCAGCATTTATCTAGTCTTCCAGCTTGAGTTACGTCCTACTGAGATGTGctcttttgttctgttctgtttcacTATTAGAATAAAAGTAACTTCTGTTGGATTAAGTCTATTAAGCTTCCTGTCATTAACATGAAAGAATGTGGGAACAGGAATATTTATGTGATACCTGGCAGCAGCGATGGTACGTGGTGAATCTGCTTTGGTGAAGATGGTCACACCCTCACATAAATTCTGTATGTTATTGATATTATTCAATATCCTATCAGTTCGTTTGTTtcaatacactactgttcaaaagtttagattcaggaatttgtttttgaaaatgctttaCGTTTTAAAGGTGTTGTGAAATGGAGAATCAAAATGATATGATGATATTTAAGTTCGGGTTAttctacaatttaaatatattgcaagtttcagaactcaaaactaacTCCCCAGGTCAAATATGAATTATTCTTGTCTACCCTTCTGAAATGCCTGAATTTGAAATCGGGAGAACTGGGATGATTTCCCTTTGACACACCATTGTTGTGCATTTTCGTCATTTGAAATCAAGGAAGTGTGTTCTTAACAACTAAAgtaaaagcagatattttgaacAGAGTGGGTaattaaacagttgctggtcacccttgacttccatagtttggaagaaaaaaaaagtttagttacccacattcttcaaaatatcttttgtgttcagcagaagaaagaaattcattgtAGATCTTAAATTCTCAATGCAGCCAGCACAATAAGAAGCTGAAAGCAACAGGTGTGTGGCCCAGTGTGGATGTGTTGTGTGCCTGTGAGGGTGCAGGTTTTATTGCATCTCATTAGTTTACTGTAGGGTCTTCAGTGATGCTGCAATGGAGGGGAAAGTCAAATACCTTCTATTTTGGTCCTGGTCTGAAATTGTGCCACGTGGCAAACGATTGTCAGGCCTCTCGCTCTAAACAGCCCACCCTTCCTCATTCCCAGTTttgcatgtgtatatg encodes:
- the LOC109050102 gene encoding sorting nexin-18-like, which codes for MALRARALYDFNSENPGEISLKEHEIVTLYSEQNIEGWLEGTNSKGERGLLPASYVEFLGNDTVSSVNHNSRYANIPTGGFDLKNQTQESYNTAPASGSTAYPALPQQQQPHPGTPASDDDWDDDWDDHSSVADEPGVVGGGYRNYEGNGPSIYSISTSSMPRGAQQAKSSATVSRNLNRFSTFVKSGGEAFVLGEASGFVKDGDKICVVMGQYGPEWQENPYLFSCTIDDPTKLTKFKGMKSYISYKLTPTHTQNQVNRRYKHFDWLYARLVEKFPVISVPHIPEKQATGRFEEDFISKRRRGLIWWMNHMTSHPVLARCDVFQHFLTCSSTDEKSWKQGKRKAEKDEMVGANFFLTISTPAAPLDLQDVESRIDGFKAFTKKMDDSVIQVNATLNEFARKQIAGFKKEYQKVGQSFKYLSQAFEIDQQSYSVGLNQAISYTAEAYEAIGDYFVEQPKQDVDLLMDLLALYQGHLTNYPDIIHVQKGALTKVKESQKHVEEGKMESQQADGIRERCNIISFATLAEIQHFHQTRVQDFKSQMQHYLQQQIGFFQKVTGKLEEALQKYDNA